A genomic segment from Rickettsia endosymbiont of Lasioglossum villosulum encodes:
- a CDS encoding winged helix-turn-helix domain-containing protein — translation MNNYVYARDIGLYIEREYGVIYTLAGVINLLHRLGFSYKKPKLLSGKIDLAKQEEFKLQYSLLRNNLARDKSIYFMDSVHPQYQSRARFGWIRKNVAKTLPSFNGWKRKHIIGAIDLKSLNLVTTDNPKVNSDYIIEFLKKLDSRCSIIF, via the coding sequence ATGAATAATTATGTTTATGCTAGAGATATAGGTTTATATATAGAAAGGGAATATGGAGTAATTTATACATTAGCTGGGGTAATCAATCTTTTACATAGACTGGGTTTTAGTTATAAAAAACCTAAGTTACTTTCTGGGAAAATAGATTTAGCTAAACAAGAGGAATTTAAGCTACAATATAGTTTGTTAAGAAATAATTTAGCTAGGGACAAGTCTATTTACTTTATGGATAGTGTTCATCCTCAATATCAATCTAGAGCAAGATTTGGTTGGATTAGGAAGAATGTAGCTAAGACTTTACCAAGTTTTAATGGTTGGAAACGTAAGCATATTATAGGTGCGATTGATCTAAAGAGTCTAAATTTAGTAACAACTGATAATCCTAAAGTTAATAGTGATTATATCATTGAATTTTTAAAGAAATTAGATAGTAGATGTAGCATAATATTTTAA
- a CDS encoding helix-turn-helix domain-containing protein, with protein sequence MSYRKLISVEREELKLCHRGERDKRIYDRIKAVLMYDDGYSIAEIAKVLLLSNEGIRKHLIDYHNDKKLKPENGGSDIKPY encoded by the coding sequence ATGAGTTATAGGAAATTAATATCAGTAGAAAGAGAAGAATTAAAGCTGTGTCATAGAGGTGAGAGGGATAAGAGAATTTATGATCGAATCAAAGCCGTTCTCATGTATGATGATGGTTATAGTATTGCTGAGATAGCAAAAGTTTTATTACTGAGCAATGAAGGGATAAGAAAACATTTAATAGACTATCATAATGATAAGAAGCTTAAGCCCGAAAATGGGGGTAGTGATATTAAACCTTACTAG
- a CDS encoding HD domain-containing protein, whose product MAKNQENHQKTIAPIVGKLNLLKGIDIELDKVKITDLSNCRYSKRLLTKIILINKISEHKVDLNKIKKAIYFAKKYHGGQKRETGELYYSHPLEVAYMVSDYLFRTDIIVTSILHDCIEDTLLTKEMIIQEFGHKIANQVEDLTRVKNAKKISAAEIVKILYQQKKKELLLIKLCDRLHNIQTVGAKSPEKGWKTILETLQFFFTIATYLKMPKVARQLHTHCFNITTNYKKSNLYNNTVPFSSLTDYFNRLL is encoded by the coding sequence ATGGCAAAAAATCAAGAAAATCATCAAAAAACTATAGCTCCTATTGTAGGAAAGTTAAACTTACTTAAAGGTATAGATATTGAGCTAGACAAAGTAAAAATTACAGATCTATCAAATTGCCGATATAGTAAAAGGCTATTAACTAAAATCATACTTATTAATAAGATTTCTGAGCACAAAGTTGATCTTAATAAAATTAAAAAAGCAATTTATTTTGCTAAAAAATATCATGGCGGACAAAAACGAGAAACAGGAGAGTTGTATTATTCACATCCTTTAGAAGTAGCATATATGGTTTCTGATTATTTATTTAGAACAGATATCATAGTAACCAGCATATTGCACGATTGTATTGAAGATACATTACTTACTAAAGAAATGATTATACAAGAATTTGGCCATAAGATTGCTAATCAAGTTGAAGATTTAACACGAGTTAAAAATGCTAAAAAAATTAGTGCAGCAGAAATAGTTAAAATATTATATCAGCAAAAGAAAAAAGAGTTGCTATTAATTAAATTATGTGACCGATTACATAATATACAAACAGTAGGAGCTAAATCTCCTGAAAAAGGGTGGAAAACGATTTTAGAAACTTTACAGTTCTTCTTCACTATTGCTACTTACCTAAAAATGCCAAAAGTTGCAAGACAATTACACACACATTGTTTTAATATAACTACAAATTACAAAAAATCAAATTTATATAATAACACAGTACCATTTTCTTCTCTTACTGATTATTTTAATAGATTATTATAA
- a CDS encoding HAMP domain-containing sensor histidine kinase codes for MTINNQNQPKDNHNITKTNWNLQLSPISVTLIPYQQEENVINSTITNYTDIIKYKLELQEANNKLKESELFKRDVVQNMVHGLKIPCNGIFSLVTALYEIEDNPEKKDYLASVVNCAEELLDYYNNIISYLQNNSGLPPIVLNKFDPKQLVNKIIDKAMPIAQRKGLNLSCNFQYDLTNAIISDTYRIGVILEQLIDNAINFTKEGKVVVTVNMFAISPALLESEQQNREMVFQFMVHDSGVGLSKEIRQHLHEKIDKFDIAMQYHGLGSGLSFVKRLIGELNGEIEVTSEQGKSTTIVCNIPIKLPLLDDLIYDK; via the coding sequence ATGACAATTAATAATCAAAATCAACCAAAAGATAATCATAATATTACTAAAACAAATTGGAATCTTCAATTATCTCCCATATCTGTCACATTAATACCATATCAGCAAGAAGAGAATGTCATTAATTCGACGATCACAAATTATACTGATATAATTAAATATAAATTAGAATTACAAGAAGCAAATAATAAATTGAAAGAATCTGAGTTATTTAAAAGAGATGTAGTTCAAAATATGGTACATGGATTAAAGATTCCATGTAATGGAATTTTTTCATTAGTAACAGCTCTTTATGAAATAGAAGATAATCCTGAGAAAAAGGATTATCTAGCTAGTGTAGTAAATTGTGCTGAAGAATTACTGGATTATTATAACAACATAATTAGTTATCTACAGAATAATTCTGGACTACCTCCTATAGTTTTAAATAAGTTTGATCCAAAACAGTTGGTAAACAAGATTATTGATAAAGCGATGCCAATAGCTCAACGTAAGGGATTAAATTTATCTTGTAATTTTCAGTATGATTTAACAAATGCTATAATTAGTGATACTTATCGAATAGGAGTAATATTAGAGCAGTTAATAGATAACGCTATTAACTTTACTAAAGAAGGTAAAGTTGTGGTAACAGTGAACATGTTTGCTATTAGTCCTGCATTATTAGAATCAGAACAACAAAATAGAGAAATGGTATTCCAATTTATGGTACATGATAGTGGTGTTGGTTTATCTAAAGAAATCAGGCAACATCTTCATGAAAAGATTGATAAATTTGATATTGCTATGCAATATCATGGACTTGGATCAGGATTAAGTTTTGTAAAACGTCTAATTGGTGAGCTAAATGGAGAGATTGAAGTAACAAGTGAACAAGGTAAAAGTACTACTATCGTCTGTAATATACCAATTAAGTTACCTCTTCTTGATGATCTGATTTATGATAAATAA
- a CDS encoding Dam family site-specific DNA-(adenine-N6)-methyltransferase, with translation MSVNNSNKTQPFLQWVGGKRKIADQLIKFFPSTLNNYYEPFLGGGALSDINLELVTSYNAVKKNPDKVSKLLDSHKEKHSKEHYYQVRSNNDSNDPAKITARFIYLNRYSFKGIYRINIDGKPAQTFSGRNYSKSDIAFRLKQCSQLLSSTSICAMDFSFIEPQKGDFVYFDPPYHKSGEKFYTRLPFDENEQTRLRDFATELNDKNVKIMVSNSNTPFIRNLYKNFNISIIKVKYSMPEHNKISDEVVITNYQLPQ, from the coding sequence ATGTCAGTAAATAACTCAAACAAAACACAACCATTCCTACAATGGGTTGGTGGTAAAAGAAAAATTGCCGATCAATTAATTAAGTTTTTTCCATCAACACTAAATAACTACTATGAACCATTCCTTGGTGGTGGGGCTTTATCTGATATTAATCTAGAGCTAGTGACGTCCTATAATGCGGTTAAGAAGAATCCAGATAAGGTTAGTAAACTATTAGACTCCCATAAAGAAAAACACTCCAAAGAACATTATTATCAAGTTAGAAGTAATAATGACAGTAATGACCCAGCGAAGATTACTGCAAGATTTATCTATCTTAATAGATATTCATTTAAAGGCATTTACCGAATTAATATTGATGGCAAACCAGCTCAAACTTTCTCTGGTAGAAATTATAGTAAATCTGATATTGCCTTTAGATTAAAACAGTGTAGTCAGCTTTTATCTAGCACATCTATTTGTGCTATGGATTTTTCTTTCATTGAACCACAAAAAGGTGATTTTGTTTATTTTGATCCTCCTTATCATAAGTCAGGTGAGAAGTTTTATACCAGATTACCATTTGATGAAAATGAGCAAACGAGACTGCGAGATTTTGCTACAGAACTCAATGATAAAAATGTTAAAATAATGGTTTCTAATAGTAATACTCCCTTTATTAGAAACTTATACAAAAATTTTAATATTAGTATTATTAAAGTTAAATATTCCATGCCTGAACATAATAAAATATCTGATGAAGTAGTTATTACAAATTATCAATTACCACAATAG
- the cmk gene encoding (d)CMP kinase, producing MTNLKSKALDFSQNFVIALDGPAASGKGTIGLMLAEKFSLKYVQSSIVYRQLAFNCIKEKIDITDINKVISLSKEIDITDKFDLEDENIGGVASQIAVIAEVRDNLNKHLVKLINITPRILMEGRDIGTIVAPNADFKIFITANPKVRAERRYKQLQAKGKACILDEILQQIILRDKRDKEREVAPLLPALDALIIDTSKLSPLSVVEQITQFILKE from the coding sequence ATGACAAACTTAAAATCTAAAGCTTTAGACTTTTCACAAAATTTTGTTATTGCACTTGATGGTCCTGCTGCTTCCGGTAAAGGTACTATTGGGCTTATGCTTGCTGAAAAATTTTCTTTAAAATATGTTCAATCTAGTATTGTTTATAGGCAGCTTGCTTTTAATTGTATTAAAGAAAAAATAGACATTACAGATATCAATAAAGTAATCTCCTTATCTAAAGAAATAGATATTACAGATAAGTTTGACTTAGAGGATGAAAATATAGGAGGCGTTGCTTCGCAAATTGCCGTAATAGCTGAGGTAAGAGATAATCTAAATAAGCATTTAGTAAAGTTAATTAATATTACACCTCGAATTCTTATGGAGGGTAGAGATATAGGGACAATAGTTGCACCTAATGCCGATTTTAAAATATTTATAACCGCAAACCCTAAGGTTAGAGCTGAGAGGCGATATAAACAGTTGCAAGCTAAAGGGAAAGCATGTATACTTGACGAGATTTTACAACAGATAATTCTGCGTGATAAAAGAGATAAAGAGCGAGAAGTAGCACCTTTATTACCGGCTTTGGATGCTTTAATTATTGATACTTCCAAGCTTTCACCCTTATCGGTTGTAGAACAAATAACGCAATTTATATTAAAAGAATAA
- a CDS encoding 30S ribosomal protein S1: MTTKLKQRFVPQLAAVNHEFEDNFSKMLETVDTSHIKPGTVVKGQVVDINEVVVVDVGLKNEGRIPKSEFLLSPAHKLPEIGDLVDVYIEKTEGHSGKTLSREKAIKEELWGQLELMCSKGEFVDGTIFGRVKGGFTVDLSGVVAFLPGSQVDIRPIKDPSSIMNIRQPFKILSMDKKLGNIVVSRRAILEESRSEARDEMLSKIKEGMILEGTVKNITDYGAFIDLGSVDGLLHLTDISWGRVNHPSEVLEFNQKVKVMVIKFNEETKRISLGMKQLDYNPWEKIKEEFPVGKKMTGKVTNFADYGVFIELKDGLEGLVHSSEISWLKSNQNPRKTLTIGQEVEFMVLEVDTEKHRVSLSIKQCQQNPLIKFAETNPVGTVIKAPIRNITDFGIFVALSDNLDGMIHEGDITWEDNGNELLKTYKKGDEVDCKVLTINIEKEQISLGIKQLTPNPYQGIADEYKKGTVVKAVVTAIKDDGLEVLVNDKAAGFVKKSDLSDEKEEQKPEMFAVDQEIEAKVVSIEKSTNKILLSIKAHKIAERQKALKEYGSSDNTTNMGDILANALEDSKK, from the coding sequence ATGACAACAAAATTAAAACAAAGATTCGTTCCACAACTTGCAGCAGTTAATCATGAATTTGAAGATAATTTTTCTAAAATGCTTGAAACTGTTGATACGAGTCATATAAAACCTGGAACAGTAGTAAAAGGTCAAGTAGTTGATATTAATGAAGTAGTGGTTGTTGACGTTGGATTAAAAAATGAAGGTAGAATACCTAAATCTGAATTTTTATTATCACCGGCACATAAATTACCTGAGATTGGTGATTTAGTTGATGTTTATATTGAAAAAACTGAAGGACATAGCGGCAAAACCCTAAGCCGTGAGAAAGCGATAAAAGAAGAATTATGGGGTCAGTTAGAACTCATGTGTAGCAAAGGTGAGTTTGTTGATGGTACAATTTTTGGTCGTGTAAAAGGTGGGTTCACTGTTGATTTATCCGGTGTTGTAGCGTTTTTACCAGGAAGCCAAGTTGATATTAGACCAATCAAAGATCCTAGCTCTATAATGAATATTAGACAGCCATTTAAGATCCTAAGCATGGATAAAAAGCTTGGTAATATAGTTGTTTCAAGAAGAGCTATATTAGAAGAATCACGTTCTGAAGCTAGAGACGAGATGCTATCTAAAATCAAAGAAGGAATGATCCTTGAGGGAACAGTAAAGAATATTACAGATTATGGTGCATTCATTGATCTTGGTAGTGTTGACGGCTTATTACACTTAACTGATATTTCTTGGGGTAGAGTTAACCACCCATCAGAAGTGCTAGAATTTAATCAGAAAGTTAAAGTAATGGTTATTAAGTTTAACGAAGAGACAAAAAGAATATCTCTTGGTATGAAACAACTTGATTATAACCCATGGGAAAAAATTAAAGAAGAATTCCCTGTCGGTAAAAAAATGACTGGAAAAGTCACAAATTTTGCTGATTATGGTGTGTTTATTGAATTAAAGGATGGTTTAGAAGGGCTTGTCCACTCAAGTGAAATTAGTTGGCTTAAATCTAATCAAAATCCTAGAAAGACTCTGACCATAGGTCAAGAAGTAGAATTCATGGTGTTAGAAGTTGATACAGAAAAACATCGTGTTTCTTTAAGTATTAAGCAATGCCAGCAAAATCCTTTAATAAAATTTGCTGAAACTAATCCTGTTGGAACAGTGATTAAAGCTCCAATTAGAAACATTACTGATTTTGGAATCTTTGTTGCACTTAGCGACAATTTAGACGGTATGATTCATGAGGGTGATATTACTTGGGAAGATAATGGCAATGAGTTACTCAAAACATACAAAAAAGGTGACGAAGTAGATTGTAAAGTTCTAACAATCAATATTGAAAAAGAACAAATTAGTCTAGGTATCAAGCAATTAACTCCTAATCCATATCAAGGAATTGCTGATGAATATAAAAAAGGAACAGTAGTTAAAGCTGTTGTGACAGCAATCAAAGACGATGGATTGGAAGTATTAGTAAACGATAAAGCCGCAGGATTTGTTAAAAAATCTGATTTATCAGATGAAAAAGAAGAACAAAAGCCTGAAATGTTTGCAGTAGATCAAGAAATCGAAGCAAAAGTTGTTTCTATCGAAAAGTCAACCAATAAAATTTTATTATCAATAAAAGCCCATAAAATAGCAGAGCGTCAAAAAGCTCTTAAAGAATATGGCTCTAGCGATAATACAACCAATATGGGTGACATACTTGCTAATGCTTTAGAAGATAGTAAGAAGTAG
- the clpP gene encoding ATP-dependent Clp endopeptidase proteolytic subunit ClpP, translating into MSYVPIVIEQTSRGERAYDIYSRLLKERIIFVCGPIEDHMANLITAQLLFLEAENPEKDIYMYINSPGGVVTAGLAIYDTMQYIKPKVATLCIGQACSMGSFLLCGGEKGMRYSLPHSRVMIHQPSGGYRGQATDIEIHAQETLKIKKILNSLYSKHTGQDVKYVEKSMERDNFMSPEEAKKFSIIDKIITHRDIKLLKDKE; encoded by the coding sequence ATGTCCTACGTACCGATAGTAATTGAACAAACCTCTAGGGGTGAGCGTGCTTATGATATATATTCAAGGTTATTAAAAGAACGCATAATCTTTGTATGTGGTCCTATTGAAGACCATATGGCAAATTTGATTACTGCTCAATTATTGTTCCTTGAGGCAGAAAATCCGGAAAAAGATATATATATGTATATAAATTCTCCTGGAGGAGTCGTAACAGCTGGTCTTGCAATTTATGACACGATGCAATATATCAAGCCTAAAGTAGCTACTCTTTGTATCGGTCAAGCTTGTTCTATGGGGTCATTTTTACTTTGTGGTGGTGAAAAAGGAATGAGATACAGCCTGCCGCATAGCCGTGTTATGATCCACCAACCATCCGGAGGTTATCGAGGTCAGGCAACAGATATAGAAATTCATGCTCAAGAAACATTGAAAATCAAAAAAATCCTTAATAGCTTATATAGTAAACATACTGGGCAAGATGTGAAATATGTTGAGAAAAGTATGGAGCGTGATAATTTTATGTCACCTGAAGAAGCAAAAAAATTCAGCATAATCGACAAAATAATTACGCACAGAGATATTAAGTTATTAAAAGATAAGGAATAA
- a CDS encoding lysozyme, producing MLISFIFNCCYGAFQASTLRQKLNRSEYDNAADELLRWVKAKGGVKLQGLVKRREIERSLFLSEAATAAVVSSA from the coding sequence ATTTTAATTTCATTTATATTCAACTGCTGTTACGGGGCATTTCAAGCATCAACCTTGCGGCAGAAACTTAACCGAAGTGAATACGATAATGCCGCCGATGAGCTCCTTAGATGGGTAAAAGCTAAAGGCGGTGTGAAGCTGCAAGGACTCGTTAAACGTAGAGAAATAGAGCGGTCTTTGTTTTTGAGTGAAGCAGCTACAGCAGCGGTTGTTAGTTCTGCCTAA
- a CDS encoding AEC family transporter, whose product MVIFSIVFFKTVSVLLSVVIGFLAGKYSNVERDSISSLLFYFISPIVFFTIPASTTLTFSALSVTVVTFVIATLLSLFSYYFFGKFWQDHTRNIIALSAGTANGGYFMLPIAAALFDDYTLSIYMMAVIGVNIYECSVGFYICMRSFANTTDSILKVVKLPILNAFFLGCLFSFCGFTLPDFLDDFIYNMKGSFSILGMVMVGLALSSLQKFELDIKFTLATFAAKFLFYPLGVGLFIMFDHFVTKWYNNDYYNALKLLSTAPLAANTIVIANLQKFYPEKVAATVFLSLLFVVVYMPTMVSIFLSDLN is encoded by the coding sequence ATGGTAATTTTTAGTATAGTTTTTTTTAAAACCGTTTCAGTGTTATTAAGTGTAGTAATCGGGTTTTTAGCGGGTAAATACTCAAATGTTGAAAGGGACAGTATCTCTTCTTTATTATTCTATTTTATATCACCTATAGTATTCTTTACTATTCCTGCTAGCACAACTTTGACATTTTCAGCATTAAGTGTTACAGTTGTAACCTTTGTAATTGCGACATTGTTGTCATTATTTTCTTACTATTTTTTCGGTAAATTTTGGCAGGATCATACACGTAATATTATAGCTTTGTCTGCTGGTACAGCAAATGGGGGATATTTCATGTTGCCTATAGCTGCTGCACTTTTTGATGATTATACGCTAAGTATTTATATGATGGCAGTGATAGGCGTTAATATTTACGAGTGTTCGGTAGGCTTTTATATTTGCATGCGAAGCTTTGCAAATACTACTGATAGTATATTGAAAGTAGTAAAATTGCCAATTTTAAATGCATTTTTTCTAGGTTGCTTATTTAGTTTTTGTGGTTTTACTTTACCTGATTTCTTGGATGATTTTATATATAATATGAAAGGTTCTTTTTCTATACTTGGTATGGTTATGGTAGGACTTGCTCTTTCATCACTTCAAAAATTTGAATTGGATATAAAATTTACTCTTGCTACTTTTGCTGCTAAATTCTTATTTTATCCTTTAGGGGTAGGGCTATTTATCATGTTTGATCATTTTGTAACAAAATGGTATAATAATGATTATTATAATGCGTTAAAGCTACTTTCTACAGCTCCCTTAGCTGCAAATACCATAGTTATAGCAAATTTACAAAAATTTTATCCTGAAAAGGTCGCTGCCACCGTGTTTTTATCGCTACTTTTTGTAGTAGTATATATGCCGACAATGGTCAGTATATTTTTAAGTGATTTAAATTAG
- the trxB gene encoding thioredoxin-disulfide reductase gives MKITTKVLIIGSGPAGLSAAIYAARASLNPILINGIQPGGQLTITTDVENYPGFAESVQGPWLMEQMRMQAENVGTKIVNDYVEKVDLSQRPFKVSTGSRTEYEAESIIICTGAEARWLGIPTEQEFMGFGVSACATCDGFFFKNQEVVVVGGGNSAVEEALYLTNHASKVTIVHRLDSFRAEKILQERLFKNPKISVIWDHVVEEIVGNNNPKSVIGVKIQNVHTKETSLVNCNGVFVAIGHKPNTALFAGQVTMDSDNYIITAPDSTKTNIEGVFAAGDVQDKIYRQAITAAGTGCMAALEAEKFLSSV, from the coding sequence ATGAAAATTACTACTAAAGTACTGATAATCGGCTCAGGTCCTGCCGGTTTAAGTGCAGCTATTTATGCAGCAAGGGCGTCTTTAAATCCAATATTAATTAATGGTATTCAGCCTGGCGGTCAGCTTACTATTACTACCGATGTTGAGAATTATCCAGGATTTGCAGAAAGCGTACAAGGACCTTGGCTAATGGAACAGATGCGTATGCAGGCTGAAAATGTCGGCACTAAAATTGTTAATGATTATGTTGAGAAAGTGGATTTGTCACAAAGACCTTTTAAAGTGTCTACAGGATCTAGGACAGAGTACGAAGCTGAAAGCATAATTATTTGTACTGGTGCGGAAGCAAGATGGCTTGGTATTCCTACAGAGCAAGAATTTATGGGATTTGGGGTGTCAGCTTGTGCTACTTGTGATGGTTTCTTTTTCAAGAATCAGGAAGTAGTAGTAGTTGGTGGGGGTAATAGTGCTGTTGAAGAGGCTTTATATCTGACCAATCATGCAAGCAAAGTTACTATAGTACATAGACTAGATAGTTTTAGAGCTGAGAAAATATTACAAGAGCGGCTATTTAAAAATCCTAAAATATCTGTGATTTGGGATCATGTAGTAGAAGAGATAGTTGGTAATAATAACCCAAAATCTGTTATTGGAGTTAAAATTCAAAATGTTCATACTAAAGAAACAAGCTTAGTAAATTGTAACGGCGTATTTGTAGCTATTGGGCATAAACCAAATACTGCTTTATTTGCAGGACAAGTTACAATGGACAGCGATAATTATATTATTACTGCACCTGATAGCACTAAAACTAATATAGAAGGTGTTTTTGCTGCTGGTGATGTTCAGGATAAAATCTATAGGCAGGCTATAACCGCAGCAGGTACTGGCTGTATGGCTGCCCTTGAAGCCGAGAAATTTTTGAGTTCTGTATAG
- a CDS encoding class I SAM-dependent methyltransferase, whose product MAKEKGVYHFALGKEGQDRHDLINRLNNPSSCKFLLKKGLQPGMTVLELGCGTGTMAIWLAQQVTSSGRVIAIDNSEKQLEIAKAAAEKAGVNIEFHQMPVNDVGNLGLNGTIDFVFSRFLFMQLTHPQEALNIVKNVLKLNTDVIVSQELISKLAFSSSDSPALPQLVNLAAKLNKHLNKDNNLGLKLLKLYKDAGLKFSDSDYKFKNTLLKTKEEKLLYYKSLAEATPTIFKNNLATEEEVNELKEGLMDLANTEDIIVGGMSNIIIAGTLMGEQHTPTTDLE is encoded by the coding sequence ATGGCAAAAGAAAAAGGAGTCTATCATTTTGCATTAGGAAAAGAAGGGCAAGATCGTCACGATTTAATAAACAGGTTAAATAATCCTTCAAGTTGTAAATTCTTACTAAAAAAGGGCTTACAACCAGGGATGACAGTATTAGAACTTGGATGTGGTACGGGAACAATGGCTATTTGGCTAGCACAACAAGTGACATCTTCAGGTAGAGTTATTGCAATAGATAATAGTGAAAAACAACTAGAAATAGCTAAAGCTGCTGCAGAGAAAGCAGGAGTTAATATAGAATTTCATCAAATGCCTGTGAACGATGTTGGTAATTTGGGCTTGAATGGCACAATAGATTTTGTTTTTTCTAGATTTCTTTTTATGCAATTAACTCACCCTCAAGAAGCGTTAAATATTGTTAAAAATGTTCTTAAATTAAATACCGACGTTATTGTATCACAAGAACTTATATCTAAGTTAGCTTTTAGTTCTTCAGATAGCCCCGCTTTACCACAATTAGTTAATTTAGCAGCTAAACTTAACAAGCATTTAAATAAAGATAATAATTTAGGTCTGAAGTTGTTAAAGCTTTATAAAGACGCAGGCTTAAAATTTTCAGATTCAGATTACAAATTTAAAAATACTTTACTAAAAACGAAAGAGGAAAAACTGCTATATTATAAATCTCTTGCAGAAGCAACACCAACTATTTTTAAAAATAATCTAGCTACTGAAGAAGAGGTTAACGAGCTAAAAGAAGGTCTTATGGATTTAGCAAATACTGAAGACATTATTGTCGGTGGTATGTCCAATATAATTATTGCTGGTACTTTGATGGGTGAACAACATACACCGACTACAGATTTAGAATAA